One stretch of Cellulomonas wangsupingiae DNA includes these proteins:
- a CDS encoding endo-1,4-beta-xylanase, with product MSGSRPDATTTPGTRPSRGARPGRGATRPALATLLAGLLTVTALGPAHAAVAAEPELPPTGQTFEHYPPMKDVYEDYFSFGIFGAGEVEGLLYNYASYTPGNEMKPESTQRDKGVFTFDPAEAAFARYTTRNPDLDLYGHTLAWHSQTPTWMWDAPPARFDQPGTFDRTVALDNLNTHIENVLGHFGGRLVAIDVVNEAVGTANPADWRASLAKGEGWYQALGADWVELAFLKAAEVVDAHGWDVKLTYNDFGLDSPAKARVVYEMVKDINERHAGVRPDGKPLIEVIGMQGHYNLATDVANVEDNIKLFATLGNVEVHVTEMDIALPPGELTPENENNQGMKYAELFQIYRDHAAGPGNTTDNPKVVAAVKLAGVRDVRTGWKGGEFAMPYDYDGRAKLALLGILYPEQFLATHEYIDTTGGEERPPVPGVHVFDTSAGDSWSGANIVLGDDASAWPWSTTDDGEVAFRPEPGATYRVAVNYTAKGTTAIRVRWLKDNSNGGYTTADGALVNAHPYAADQVATQLPAYFNSGMVNMGSYTLVSEITFDGSQPAEGLVGNIGIRGGAGGNAFSINAITVEEVTDAGDELLVSWPQGIAEPEPEPSVPPATTLTYQGTNWVTVSLDAQVTAPAILARTEYRVDGGAWSAYDGPFRLKRADRQTLGYRSVDSTGAVEEERCVTFGPGGGKVDVVVAPDEVCGA from the coding sequence ATGTCGGGTTCACGACCGGACGCCACGACGACCCCAGGGACGAGGCCGTCCCGCGGCGCCCGCCCGGGGAGGGGGGCCACCCGCCCCGCCCTCGCCACCCTGCTCGCGGGACTGCTGACGGTCACCGCGCTGGGGCCCGCCCACGCGGCCGTCGCGGCCGAGCCGGAGCTGCCGCCCACCGGGCAGACCTTCGAGCACTACCCGCCGATGAAGGACGTCTACGAGGACTACTTCTCGTTCGGCATCTTCGGCGCCGGTGAGGTCGAGGGCCTGCTGTACAACTACGCCTCCTACACCCCGGGCAACGAGATGAAGCCCGAGAGCACCCAGCGGGACAAGGGCGTGTTCACGTTCGACCCGGCCGAGGCGGCGTTCGCGCGGTACACGACGCGCAACCCGGACCTCGACCTGTACGGCCACACCCTGGCGTGGCACTCCCAGACGCCCACCTGGATGTGGGACGCGCCGCCGGCCCGGTTCGACCAGCCCGGCACGTTCGACCGCACGGTCGCGCTCGACAACCTCAACACCCACATCGAGAACGTGCTCGGCCACTTCGGGGGCCGGCTCGTGGCGATCGACGTGGTGAACGAGGCCGTCGGCACCGCGAACCCCGCCGACTGGCGCGCCTCGCTGGCCAAGGGCGAGGGCTGGTACCAGGCGCTGGGCGCCGACTGGGTGGAGCTCGCGTTCCTCAAGGCGGCCGAGGTGGTCGACGCCCACGGCTGGGACGTCAAGCTCACGTACAACGACTTCGGGCTGGACTCCCCGGCCAAGGCGCGCGTGGTCTACGAGATGGTCAAGGACATCAACGAGCGCCACGCCGGCGTGCGCCCGGACGGCAAGCCGCTGATCGAGGTCATCGGCATGCAGGGGCACTACAACCTGGCCACGGACGTCGCGAACGTCGAGGACAACATCAAGCTCTTCGCGACGTTGGGGAACGTCGAGGTCCACGTCACCGAGATGGACATCGCCCTGCCGCCCGGCGAGCTGACGCCGGAGAACGAGAACAACCAGGGCATGAAGTACGCCGAGCTGTTCCAGATCTACCGCGACCACGCGGCCGGCCCGGGCAACACGACGGACAACCCGAAGGTCGTCGCCGCCGTGAAGCTCGCGGGCGTCCGCGACGTGCGCACCGGCTGGAAGGGCGGCGAGTTCGCCATGCCCTACGACTACGACGGCAGGGCCAAGCTCGCGCTGCTCGGCATCCTCTACCCCGAGCAGTTCCTCGCCACCCACGAGTACATCGACACGACGGGCGGCGAGGAGCGCCCCCCGGTCCCGGGCGTCCACGTCTTCGACACCTCCGCCGGCGACTCCTGGAGCGGCGCCAACATCGTCCTGGGCGACGACGCGTCCGCCTGGCCGTGGTCCACCACCGACGACGGTGAGGTGGCCTTCCGGCCCGAGCCGGGTGCGACGTACCGCGTCGCGGTGAACTACACCGCCAAGGGCACCACGGCGATCCGCGTCCGGTGGCTCAAGGACAACTCCAACGGCGGGTACACGACGGCCGACGGCGCCCTGGTCAACGCCCACCCGTACGCCGCCGACCAGGTCGCCACGCAGCTGCCCGCGTACTTCAACAGCGGCATGGTCAACATGGGCAGCTACACGCTGGTCAGCGAGATCACCTTCGACGGGTCGCAGCCGGCCGAGGGCCTGGTCGGCAACATCGGCATCCGGGGTGGCGCGGGCGGCAACGCCTTCTCGATCAACGCGATCACGGTCGAAGAGGTCACCGACGCCGGCGACGAGCTGCTGGTGAGCTGGCCGCAGGGGATCGCCGAGCCCGAACCCGAGCCGTCCGTGCCGCCCGCGACGACGCTGACCTACCAGGGCACCAACTGGGTGACCGTGTCGCTCGACGCCCAGGTCACGGCGCCGGCCATCCTCGCCCGCACCGAGTACCGGGTCGACGGCGGCGCGTGGAGCGCCTACGACGGTCCGTTCCGGCTCAAGCGGGCCGACCGGCAGACGCTCGGCTACCGCAGCGTGGACTCGACGGGCGCGGTCGA
- a CDS encoding MFS transporter, with protein MTHQLAPSRADSLPAVPAARLSLPAAGGLPFLATALVGRIPSSMIQLGLLMFVASSGLGVGLGGATVAAVGIGTAVGAPLVGRSVDRWGPLPVVAVATAVQVVGLLAVLVVTTRGAGTWALVACAAVVGAANPQIGSIARSRWSHLARRSASPDLVRRALGYEVAADEVGFIVGPVAAGLLVAVLGPVPALWVLVGFAVAGQGAFAVHLWADRAQWPRRTAPGAGAGHPVARLHLGPLVAPMLACLAVGAAFGATQTGLTAVNAARGTEELTGLVYACAGVGSAIASLAISRVVRRGSIAVRVVAGGAAVLAGALGLATLPGAWGAATYALVLGVGAGTLLVSSYARAEQVAPPGLVASTMALMATALVLGVSAGAAGSGALAGSLSHAFWPAAAAGVLGICAGVALRTGRRPA; from the coding sequence TTGACGCACCAGCTCGCGCCCTCGCGCGCGGACTCCCTGCCTGCTGTCCCCGCGGCCCGCCTCTCGCTGCCGGCCGCCGGCGGCCTGCCGTTCCTCGCCACCGCGCTCGTCGGCCGGATCCCCTCGTCGATGATCCAGCTGGGTCTGCTGATGTTCGTGGCCTCGTCCGGGCTCGGCGTCGGGCTCGGCGGCGCGACCGTCGCGGCCGTGGGCATCGGCACGGCCGTCGGCGCCCCGCTGGTGGGGCGCAGCGTCGACCGGTGGGGGCCGCTGCCCGTCGTCGCGGTGGCCACGGCCGTGCAGGTGGTCGGGCTGCTCGCCGTCCTGGTGGTCACCACGCGAGGCGCCGGCACGTGGGCCCTGGTGGCGTGCGCCGCGGTGGTCGGGGCGGCGAACCCGCAGATCGGGTCCATCGCCCGGTCGCGGTGGTCGCACCTCGCCCGGCGCAGCGCGAGCCCGGACCTCGTCCGCCGCGCACTGGGGTACGAGGTGGCGGCCGACGAGGTCGGGTTCATCGTCGGGCCCGTGGCGGCCGGTCTGCTGGTGGCGGTGCTCGGCCCGGTGCCGGCGCTCTGGGTCCTCGTCGGCTTCGCCGTGGCCGGGCAGGGCGCGTTCGCGGTGCACCTGTGGGCCGACCGGGCGCAGTGGCCGCGACGCACCGCCCCGGGCGCCGGAGCCGGCCACCCCGTCGCGCGGCTGCACCTGGGTCCGCTGGTCGCGCCGATGCTCGCCTGCCTCGCGGTCGGGGCCGCGTTCGGCGCGACGCAGACGGGCCTGACCGCCGTCAACGCCGCACGCGGCACCGAGGAGCTGACCGGCCTGGTCTACGCGTGCGCCGGCGTCGGCAGCGCGATCGCGAGCCTGGCGATCTCCCGGGTGGTCCGCCGCGGCAGCATCGCCGTGCGCGTCGTCGCCGGGGGAGCGGCGGTGCTCGCCGGTGCGCTGGGCCTCGCGACGCTCCCGGGCGCGTGGGGTGCGGCGACGTACGCGCTCGTCCTGGGCGTCGGTGCCGGGACGCTGCTCGTCAGCAGCTACGCGCGTGCCGAGCAGGTGGCGCCGCCCGGGCTCGTCGCGTCGACCATGGCGCTGATGGCCACCGCGCTGGTGCTCGGGGTCTCCGCGGGCGCGGCGGGCAGCGGTGCGCTCGCGGGCTCCCTGTCGCACGCGTTCTGGCCCGCCGCCGCGGCGGGCGTCCTGGGGATCTGCGCGGGGGTGGCGCTGCGCACGGGACGTCGTCCCGCCTGA
- a CDS encoding GNAT family N-acetyltransferase — MTLERRTARILMRPWTAADLEPFAEMNADPEVMRYFPAPLTRQESDALAARAQAWLEENGWGLWALEVDGRFAGFTGLARPSWNPSLTEVGWRLPRWAWGHGYATEAARQALAVGFDELGLTEVVSFTAVANERSRAVMRRLGMTRDPADDFDYPPRPEGHPLRRHVLYRVQAPGTSS, encoded by the coding sequence ATGACGCTCGAACGCCGCACCGCCCGCATCCTGATGCGCCCCTGGACGGCCGCCGACCTGGAGCCGTTCGCCGAGATGAACGCCGACCCCGAGGTGATGCGGTACTTCCCCGCGCCGCTCACGCGGCAGGAGAGCGACGCGCTCGCCGCCCGCGCGCAGGCGTGGCTGGAGGAGAACGGCTGGGGTCTGTGGGCGCTCGAGGTCGACGGCCGGTTCGCGGGCTTCACCGGGCTGGCCCGCCCGTCGTGGAACCCGTCCCTCACCGAGGTCGGCTGGCGGCTGCCGCGCTGGGCGTGGGGTCACGGCTACGCCACCGAGGCCGCGCGGCAGGCCCTCGCCGTGGGATTCGACGAGCTCGGGCTGACGGAGGTCGTCTCGTTCACCGCGGTCGCCAACGAGCGCTCCCGGGCCGTCATGCGGCGGCTGGGCATGACGCGCGACCCGGCCGACGACTTCGACTACCCGCCGAGACCCGAGGGGCACCCGCTGCGGCGCCACGTGCTGTACCGGGTCCAGGCGCCCGGCACCTCGTCCTGA
- a CDS encoding glycoside hydrolase family 9 protein, which produces MSPITRRRAPRRVRAAALAVVAVATALTVAGATAPAAVAAPDPGTPVKVNQVAYVPGVAKVATLVSTSTTPVAWTLRDAAGRTVAEGTSTVKGADTLSGDRTHLIDFSSYDTPGSGYVLSAGGSSSLPFDISADPLKKLRYDSLAFFYHQRSGIAIEAQYVGSTYARAAGHLGVAPNQGDTNVPCRTSCGYSLDVRGGWYDAGDQGKYVVNGGIATWQLQNAYERTLHVDGADPEALGDGTLAIPERANGVPDVLDEARWEVEFLLRMQVPAGRTDAGMVHHKMHDENWTGIPTIPSQDAQRRILAPVSTAATLNMAAVAAQASRLWESYDPAFSARALTAAQTAYAAAEANPNRLASSTDGTGGGAYSDASVTDEFYWAAAELYATTGESSYRADVTGSSFYKGVSFAQRGYDWGWTAGLGDTTLALVPTGLPAADVAATRSAIVSFADAALTRLANQAYPAPNNAGTVYYWGSNGQVANNANALALAYDFTGEAKYRTAVYGALDYFQGRNPLNQSYVAGYGEKAVRNVHHRFWANQNDASLPIAPPGSFSGGPNSELQDPVAAAELAGCAPQKCFVDDIEAYSVNEVAINWNSALAWLTAWAAEQAGEVTPADTTAPSAPGAPTASAVADTSVTLAWAASTDAESGVAGYDVVNAAGAVVATSTTTSATVSGLTADTAYTFTVRARNGAGLTSTSAPVSVRTTGGGTPVDAPPSTPGTPVASAVATTELTLTWAASTDDVRVAGYDVLRVEGGTQTVVATSTTPSVTLTGLAADGVYTFVVRARDSAGQLSGVSAPVTVDLSPRNTPTPTPTASCKVTYTANSWGTGFTAAVTVTNTGSTAWSSWQLGFTFPGDQKVTQGWSATWSQSGAAVTATNAAWNGSLAAGGSTSIGFNGSYSGTNAAPTGFTVNGASCS; this is translated from the coding sequence ATGTCTCCGATCACCCGACGGCGCGCGCCGCGCCGCGTCCGGGCCGCCGCTCTCGCGGTCGTCGCGGTCGCCACAGCCCTGACCGTCGCCGGCGCCACGGCCCCTGCGGCCGTCGCCGCCCCGGACCCGGGCACGCCGGTCAAGGTCAACCAGGTCGCCTACGTGCCCGGCGTCGCCAAGGTCGCGACGCTCGTCAGCACGTCGACCACTCCGGTCGCCTGGACGCTGCGGGACGCGGCCGGCCGCACCGTCGCCGAGGGCACGTCCACGGTCAAGGGCGCCGACACCCTGTCCGGCGACCGGACGCACCTCATCGACTTCTCGTCGTACGACACCCCGGGCTCCGGGTACGTGCTGTCCGCGGGCGGCTCGAGCAGCCTGCCGTTCGACATCTCCGCCGACCCCCTGAAGAAGCTCCGGTACGACTCGCTGGCGTTCTTCTACCACCAGCGCTCGGGCATCGCGATCGAGGCGCAGTACGTCGGCAGCACGTACGCGCGCGCCGCCGGGCACCTGGGCGTCGCGCCCAACCAGGGCGACACGAACGTCCCGTGCCGCACGTCGTGCGGGTACAGCCTGGACGTGCGCGGCGGCTGGTACGACGCGGGTGACCAGGGCAAGTACGTCGTCAACGGCGGCATCGCGACGTGGCAGCTGCAGAACGCGTACGAGCGGACGCTGCACGTCGACGGCGCGGACCCCGAGGCGCTGGGCGACGGGACCCTCGCGATCCCCGAACGCGCGAACGGCGTGCCGGACGTGCTCGACGAGGCGCGGTGGGAGGTGGAGTTCCTGCTGCGCATGCAGGTGCCCGCGGGCCGCACCGACGCCGGCATGGTGCACCACAAGATGCACGACGAGAACTGGACGGGGATCCCGACGATCCCGTCGCAGGACGCCCAGCGGCGCATTCTCGCGCCGGTCAGCACGGCCGCGACCCTCAACATGGCGGCCGTCGCCGCCCAGGCCTCGCGCCTGTGGGAGTCGTACGACCCCGCGTTCTCCGCCCGGGCCCTGACGGCCGCGCAGACCGCGTACGCGGCGGCCGAGGCGAACCCGAACCGGCTCGCGTCCAGCACCGACGGCACGGGCGGCGGCGCCTACAGCGACGCCTCGGTGACCGACGAGTTCTACTGGGCCGCGGCCGAGCTGTACGCGACGACGGGTGAGTCGTCCTACCGCGCCGACGTCACCGGGTCCTCGTTCTACAAGGGTGTGAGCTTCGCGCAGCGCGGCTACGACTGGGGCTGGACGGCTGGCCTGGGCGACACCACCCTCGCCCTGGTGCCGACGGGCCTGCCCGCGGCCGATGTCGCGGCGACGCGCTCCGCGATCGTGTCGTTCGCCGACGCGGCCCTGACGCGGCTGGCGAACCAGGCCTACCCGGCGCCCAACAACGCCGGGACCGTCTACTACTGGGGCTCGAACGGCCAGGTCGCGAACAACGCCAACGCCCTGGCCCTCGCGTACGACTTCACGGGCGAGGCGAAGTACCGGACCGCCGTGTACGGCGCGCTCGACTACTTCCAGGGTCGCAACCCGCTCAACCAGTCGTACGTCGCGGGCTACGGCGAGAAGGCCGTGCGCAACGTGCACCACCGGTTCTGGGCGAACCAGAACGACGCGTCCCTGCCGATCGCGCCGCCCGGGTCGTTCTCCGGTGGCCCCAACAGCGAGCTGCAGGACCCGGTCGCCGCCGCCGAGCTCGCCGGCTGCGCGCCCCAGAAGTGCTTCGTCGACGACATCGAGGCGTACTCCGTCAACGAGGTCGCGATCAACTGGAACTCGGCGCTCGCGTGGCTGACCGCGTGGGCGGCCGAGCAGGCGGGCGAGGTGACGCCCGCCGACACCACCGCACCCAGCGCCCCGGGCGCCCCCACCGCGAGCGCCGTCGCCGACACGTCGGTGACGCTGGCGTGGGCGGCGTCGACCGATGCGGAGAGCGGGGTCGCGGGGTACGACGTGGTGAATGCCGCCGGTGCCGTCGTCGCGACGTCGACCACGACGAGCGCGACGGTCTCCGGCCTGACGGCGGACACGGCGTACACGTTCACGGTCCGCGCGCGCAACGGCGCGGGCCTGACGTCGACGTCGGCGCCCGTCTCCGTCCGCACCACGGGCGGCGGCACACCCGTGGACGCCCCGCCGTCGACGCCCGGTACGCCCGTCGCCTCGGCCGTGGCCACGACGGAGCTGACGCTCACATGGGCGGCGTCCACCGACGACGTCCGCGTCGCCGGGTACGACGTGCTCCGGGTCGAGGGCGGCACGCAGACGGTCGTCGCCACGTCGACCACCCCGTCCGTCACCCTGACCGGGCTCGCGGCGGACGGCGTGTACACGTTCGTCGTGCGCGCCCGGGACTCGGCCGGCCAGCTCTCCGGCGTCTCCGCGCCGGTCACCGTCGACCTGTCGCCCCGCAACACCCCGACACCGACACCGACCGCCTCCTGCAAGGTGACGTACACGGCGAACTCGTGGGGCACGGGCTTCACGGCCGCGGTCACGGTGACCAACACGGGCTCGACCGCGTGGTCGTCGTGGCAGCTCGGCTTCACGTTCCCGGGCGACCAGAAGGTCACCCAGGGCTGGAGCGCGACGTGGAGCCAGAGCGGCGCCGCGGTCACCGCGACCAACGCGGCCTGGAACGGCTCGCTCGCGGCGGGCGGGTCGACGAGCATCGGGTTCAACGGCTCGTACAGCGGCACCAACGCGGCGCCCACGGGCTTCACGGTGAACGGAGCGTCCTGCTCCTGA
- a CDS encoding putative immunity protein has protein sequence MVSPQALSEADRRTVAGWAADCAERVLPLFEAEAPDDDRPRDAIARARAFSRGELRAADEIRRRFVAGRAANAVSSPAAVAAARAAAQASGVAHMGAHALGAAAYAAKAAGLALPDRPDALDEEVREQVHRMSADTRAALRRLPLLGEDTAGPLGSGLLASGVLATVIRMIQADLATS, from the coding sequence GTGGTCTCTCCCCAGGCACTGAGCGAGGCGGACCGGCGCACGGTCGCCGGGTGGGCGGCGGACTGCGCGGAGCGCGTCCTGCCGCTCTTCGAGGCGGAGGCACCGGACGACGACCGCCCGCGCGACGCGATCGCACGCGCCCGGGCGTTCAGCCGCGGTGAGCTGCGCGCCGCCGACGAGATCCGCCGGCGCTTCGTCGCCGGCCGCGCCGCGAACGCCGTCAGCTCGCCCGCGGCCGTCGCCGCGGCCAGAGCGGCGGCGCAGGCCTCGGGCGTCGCCCACATGGGTGCGCACGCCCTGGGGGCCGCGGCCTACGCCGCGAAGGCTGCCGGCCTCGCGCTCCCGGATCGCCCGGACGCGCTCGACGAGGAGGTCCGCGAGCAGGTGCACCGCATGAGCGCGGACACCCGGGCGGCGCTGCGGCGTCTCCCCCTGCTCGGTGAGGACACGGCGGGACCGCTCGGGTCGGGGCTGCTGGCGTCCGGCGTCCTCGCGACCGTCATCCGCATGATCCAGGCGGACCTGGCCACGTCCTGA
- a CDS encoding NUDIX hydrolase → MAEETVEFTEYDTRVAAYAVVSDGEHILLTWFNGSTPSWTLPGGGVEFHESVEEAVVREVREETGYEVELDAPLTTHSFTRPAGDGRRPVKSVRVLFGARVVGGELGTTEVGGTTDFAAWVLLDEVPLGAPTPEIVRLAVEHVRSGRGA, encoded by the coding sequence GTGGCGGAGGAGACCGTGGAGTTCACCGAGTACGACACGCGCGTGGCGGCCTACGCGGTCGTCAGCGACGGCGAGCACATCCTGCTCACCTGGTTCAACGGGTCCACGCCGAGCTGGACCCTGCCCGGCGGCGGCGTCGAGTTCCACGAGTCCGTCGAGGAGGCGGTGGTGCGCGAGGTGCGCGAGGAGACGGGCTACGAGGTCGAGCTCGACGCGCCGTTGACGACCCACTCGTTCACCCGACCGGCCGGCGACGGTCGACGTCCCGTCAAGTCCGTGCGCGTGCTGTTCGGCGCCCGGGTGGTGGGCGGCGAGCTCGGGACGACCGAGGTCGGGGGGACGACCGACTTCGCCGCGTGGGTGCTGCTCGACGAGGTCCCGCTCGGTGCCCCCACGCCGGAGATCGTGCGCCTCGCGGTCGAGCACGTGCGGTCCGGGCGAGGGGCCTGA
- a CDS encoding ArsR/SmtB family transcription factor, whose translation MDAVLQALADPSRRTVLAILRDHEATAGELADALPIARPGVSRHLRVLREAGLVESRQEAQRRIYRLRPEALVEVDEWLEDYRALWTQRLDALHTEIARGKKARS comes from the coding sequence ATGGACGCCGTCCTCCAGGCCCTGGCCGACCCGAGCCGTCGTACCGTGCTCGCGATCCTGCGCGACCACGAGGCGACGGCGGGCGAGCTCGCCGACGCCCTGCCCATCGCCCGGCCCGGCGTCTCGCGGCACCTGCGGGTGCTCCGGGAGGCGGGCCTGGTCGAGTCGCGGCAGGAGGCGCAGCGGCGCATCTACCGGCTGCGGCCGGAGGCGCTCGTCGAGGTCGACGAGTGGCTCGAGGACTACCGCGCGCTGTGGACCCAGCGCCTCGACGCGCTGCACACCGAGATCGCCCGAGGGAAGAAGGCCAGGTCATGA
- a CDS encoding SRPBCC domain-containing protein, with product MSPIATMRPLDATTGAVRVEDVYDTDIDDLWQACTTSERLARWVAQVSGDLRPGGTVEVTFTSSWSGTARVERCDAPHHLLLRTSSPDGGEEGWIEAWLTTEDDGTRLVVEERGLPLEVLHHHAAGWHTHLEDLGRALALDATAHPEGWSTDRPAPRWEHRWTELAPAYEAVGLA from the coding sequence ATGAGCCCCATCGCCACGATGCGTCCGCTCGACGCCACGACCGGAGCGGTCCGGGTCGAGGACGTGTACGACACCGACATCGACGACCTCTGGCAGGCGTGCACCACGTCCGAGCGTCTCGCGCGCTGGGTGGCACAGGTCTCCGGCGACCTGCGGCCCGGCGGCACCGTCGAGGTGACCTTCACCAGCTCGTGGTCCGGCACCGCGCGCGTCGAGCGGTGCGACGCACCCCACCACCTGCTCCTGCGCACCTCCTCCCCCGACGGCGGCGAGGAGGGCTGGATCGAGGCGTGGCTGACCACCGAGGACGACGGCACGCGCCTCGTCGTCGAGGAGCGCGGTCTACCGCTCGAGGTCCTGCACCACCACGCGGCGGGCTGGCACACCCACCTGGAGGACCTGGGACGCGCGCTCGCGCTCGACGCCACCGCCCACCCCGAGGGCTGGTCCACCGACCGGCCCGCACCCCGGTGGGAGCACCGGTGGACGGAGCTGGCACCGGCGTACGAGGCGGTGGGGCTCGCGTGA
- a CDS encoding VOC family protein encodes MSSDDVRLGAVTLNAPDALALARFYADITGGRAEGAAQWAHVVGPGGEIGFQRVADFRPPTWPDGDVPMHMHLDLHVQDLAAAEARVLAAGATRMDTQPNADHCLVYADPAGHLFCLTLWDGAQAAEHVMRTADGR; translated from the coding sequence GTGAGCAGCGACGACGTCCGCCTCGGAGCGGTCACGCTGAACGCCCCCGACGCCCTCGCGCTGGCGCGGTTCTACGCCGACATCACCGGGGGCCGGGCCGAGGGCGCGGCGCAGTGGGCGCACGTCGTCGGGCCCGGTGGGGAGATCGGGTTCCAGCGGGTCGCCGACTTCCGTCCGCCCACCTGGCCCGACGGCGACGTGCCCATGCACATGCACCTGGACCTCCACGTCCAGGACCTCGCCGCAGCCGAGGCGCGGGTTCTCGCCGCCGGCGCCACCCGCATGGACACCCAACCCAACGCCGACCACTGCCTGGTCTACGCCGACCCGGCCGGGCACCTCTTCTGCCTGACGCTGTGGGACGGCGCGCAGGCCGCCGAGCACGTGATGCGCACGGCCGACGGGCGCTGA
- a CDS encoding dienelactone hydrolase family protein, with protein sequence MRFTSEQHLDDGVLARELVVGEIPGTLWTPRLMPAPLILMAHNNGLPRTDARLVARARYVAAEYGYAVASIDAAGCGDRPRSPSDERARAELRRAVQAGEQADELLESVVGPLVEAAAPDWRTALDALLALPGITGPVGYSGWAALGIRLAAVEPRIAAVCLYAGGYVPRAQREEARRVTAPLLLLLQWDDEGNPRRHALDLFDAFGSTERTLHANRGGHLATPRFELEDSCRFHDRHLR encoded by the coding sequence ATGCGATTCACCTCTGAGCAGCACCTCGACGACGGCGTCCTGGCACGCGAGCTCGTCGTCGGCGAGATCCCCGGGACGCTGTGGACGCCCCGGCTCATGCCCGCCCCGCTGATCCTCATGGCGCACAACAACGGCCTGCCCCGGACCGACGCCCGCCTGGTGGCCCGCGCCCGGTACGTCGCCGCGGAGTACGGCTACGCGGTGGCGAGCATCGACGCGGCGGGGTGCGGGGACCGGCCGCGGTCCCCGTCCGACGAGCGGGCCCGTGCCGAGCTGCGCCGGGCGGTGCAGGCCGGGGAGCAGGCAGACGAGCTCCTCGAGTCGGTCGTCGGCCCGCTCGTCGAGGCCGCCGCCCCGGACTGGCGCACCGCCCTGGACGCCCTGCTCGCGCTGCCCGGGATCACCGGCCCGGTCGGGTACTCCGGGTGGGCGGCCCTCGGCATCCGGCTGGCCGCCGTCGAGCCGCGGATCGCGGCCGTGTGCCTGTACGCCGGCGGCTACGTGCCCCGCGCCCAGCGCGAGGAGGCGCGGCGGGTGACGGCTCCGCTGCTGCTCCTGCTGCAGTGGGACGACGAGGGGAACCCCCGCCGGCACGCCCTGGACCTGTTCGACGCGTTCGGCAGCACCGAGAGGACGCTGCACGCGAACCGGGGCGGGCACCTGGCGACGCCGCGCTTCGAGCTGGAGGACTCGTGCCGGTTCCACGACCGGCACCTGAGGTGA
- a CDS encoding DoxX family protein yields the protein MDTALWVVAGGLATAYLIGGLTFLLMPKERYRALAGASGHWVDDFSDGQMKVMGTIKVTGALGLVLPALVGVAPVLVPLAATGLMLYMAGAGTTRFRRSEWTFLVGDLGFLLLFAFVAWGRFVAQPLA from the coding sequence GTGGACACAGCACTGTGGGTCGTCGCCGGCGGGCTGGCGACGGCGTACCTCATCGGCGGACTGACCTTCCTCCTGATGCCCAAGGAGCGGTACCGCGCGCTGGCCGGCGCGAGCGGCCACTGGGTCGACGACTTCAGCGACGGTCAGATGAAGGTCATGGGGACCATCAAGGTCACCGGGGCGCTCGGTCTGGTCCTGCCGGCGCTCGTCGGCGTCGCCCCCGTGCTGGTGCCGCTGGCCGCGACGGGCCTGATGCTCTACATGGCCGGTGCGGGCACCACGCGGTTCCGCCGGAGCGAGTGGACGTTCCTCGTGGGCGACCTGGGCTTCCTGCTCCTGTTCGCCTTCGTGGCGTGGGGGCGGTTCGTGGCGCAGCCGCTCGCGTGA